In a single window of the Verrucomicrobiia bacterium genome:
- a CDS encoding Crp/Fnr family transcriptional regulator: MGKLQTVLGEAFQPFLKTLITKRFRQGNILIYQGEVPRNAYIVKSGIVKLYNITPQGDERIATFKLQGDIFPTTWSFDKGPTAFYYYEAQTDGEMYVVPTEEFRDYINKNHEALQAVANHYLGNYAGALMRITALEQPKAADKVLYTLYYLMQVYGREMLKGSYRIEMQLTQQMIADLIGLTRETTAAELVKLKKKGILRYRGREYTINRDKLILSLGEDNFKDLQI; this comes from the coding sequence ATGGGGAAGTTGCAGACTGTGCTAGGTGAAGCTTTTCAGCCGTTTTTAAAGACACTTATTACCAAACGCTTCCGTCAGGGGAATATTCTTATCTATCAAGGTGAGGTTCCTCGGAATGCTTATATTGTGAAGTCGGGGATCGTAAAGCTATACAACATCACCCCACAAGGTGACGAACGTATTGCGACGTTCAAGCTACAGGGTGATATTTTCCCCACCACTTGGTCGTTCGATAAAGGTCCTACTGCTTTTTATTATTACGAGGCGCAGACCGACGGCGAAATGTACGTGGTCCCCACCGAAGAGTTCAGGGACTATATCAATAAAAATCATGAAGCCTTACAGGCCGTGGCTAATCACTATCTAGGCAACTATGCTGGTGCGCTGATGCGTATCACTGCACTGGAACAGCCCAAAGCTGCCGACAAAGTTTTGTACACGCTGTACTACCTGATGCAGGTATACGGCCGCGAAATGCTAAAGGGCTCTTACCGCATAGAAATGCAGCTGACTCAGCAAATGATTGCTGACTTGATTGGCCTGACGCGCGAAACAACGGCGGCAGAACTGGTCAAGTTAAAGAAAAAAGGCATATTGCGCTATCGTGGCCGCGAGTACACCATCAACCGTGACAAATTGATCCTGTCCTTGGGCGAAGACAATTTCAAAGACCTCCAGATCTAG
- a CDS encoding GlsB/YeaQ/YmgE family stress response membrane protein encodes MFELVLWIGLGALTGWIGSLATRTNDHRATVPYILLGIIGSVCGGIAGRSLGMTAFSGKLAINPNSLMIAWFVAVVSVVALSFFGRTSSS; translated from the coding sequence ATGTTTGAACTTGTGCTATGGATTGGGCTTGGGGCACTTACCGGATGGATCGGCTCGTTAGCCACCCGGACAAATGATCATAGGGCTACGGTTCCGTACATACTATTAGGCATTATTGGTTCGGTCTGTGGCGGCATTGCGGGTCGCAGCCTCGGTATGACCGCTTTTAGCGGAAAACTCGCAATCAATCCAAATAGTCTTATGATTGCTTGGTTTGTGGCAGTAGTCTCTGTTGTAGCACTCAGTTTTTTCGGGCGGACTAGCTCAAGCTAA
- the cyoE gene encoding heme o synthase codes for MEVAKKYIAVTKPGIIRANVMTAGAGFLLASGRSIDLWQLLATCVGVALVIGCACVCNNYIDRNIDKKMARTKNRALVQGAISPPHAFVYAAALGGLGFAVLAVGTNILTVSLGVLAFGMYVGVYAVAKRASPLGTLVGSIPGALSITAGYTAANGRFDTGALLVFLVLASWQMPHFYAIAMYRFQDYKAAGLPVLPVAKGNHRAKVSILGYIVLFVVATSLLTTLGYTGYVYLVAMTVVGLWWLYKAIKGFGVEDDVKWARGLFGVSLVVLTAFSLLISLDAWLP; via the coding sequence GTGGAAGTAGCCAAGAAATATATTGCTGTTACAAAGCCAGGCATTATCCGAGCTAACGTCATGACGGCTGGTGCTGGTTTTTTGCTGGCCTCTGGGCGGTCGATTGATCTCTGGCAGCTGCTGGCTACTTGTGTTGGTGTGGCCTTGGTTATCGGCTGCGCTTGCGTCTGTAACAATTATATTGACCGCAACATTGATAAAAAAATGGCCCGCACAAAAAACCGTGCGTTGGTGCAAGGGGCCATAAGCCCACCCCATGCTTTTGTGTATGCCGCTGCGCTGGGCGGGCTTGGTTTTGCGGTACTAGCCGTGGGGACAAACATACTGACGGTGTCCTTGGGCGTACTGGCTTTTGGTATGTATGTTGGGGTGTATGCGGTTGCCAAGCGGGCCTCTCCGCTAGGTACGCTGGTGGGCAGCATACCTGGGGCTTTGTCTATAACGGCCGGCTATACGGCTGCAAACGGCCGGTTTGATACTGGTGCCTTGCTGGTGTTTTTGGTGCTGGCAAGCTGGCAGATGCCACATTTTTACGCCATAGCTATGTATCGATTCCAGGACTACAAGGCCGCTGGCTTGCCGGTCCTGCCGGTGGCAAAGGGCAATCATCGTGCCAAGGTAAGCATATTGGGTTATATCGTGTTGTTTGTTGTGGCGACAAGCCTGCTAACAACCCTGGGCTACACGGGATATGTGTACTTAGTAGCTATGACAGTAGTTGGGCTGTGGTGGCTTTATAAAGCAATCAAAGGCTTTGGCGTAGAAGATGACGTCAAGTGGGCGCGCGGCCTGTTTGGGGTGTCGCTGGTGGTGCTCACTGCCTTTAGTCTACTCATATCACTCGACGCCTGGTTGCCGTAA
- a CDS encoding COX aromatic rich motif-containing protein, with protein MAKRKKTQGKPLWLALFGLVGLCVLVAVLLRGNDVILFNPKGLIATEQHRLMVTSTLIMLGFAVPVLFFLYFFAWKYRETNQKSAHNPAASRGKLPVLAFWAMPTAIMLILASIMVPATFKLEPQDSIQTEKEPLTVQVVAMRWKWLFIYPEQNIATVNYVQIPVDTPVKFELTADETPMSSFWIPHLGGQLYAMTEHVNQLNLLPDTLGDYEGSAAEINGAGFAGMRFNTRVSTQEDFDAWVYAKKLSAHELSTQEYAKLLKPTENHPAEFYSSADPKIYSTILSKYAGSHQHPTKQGEHTEHEGHY; from the coding sequence ATGGCAAAACGCAAAAAAACCCAGGGTAAGCCTCTATGGCTGGCCTTATTTGGATTGGTAGGCCTCTGCGTGCTTGTCGCGGTACTTTTGCGTGGCAACGACGTTATCCTGTTTAACCCCAAGGGCCTAATAGCCACCGAGCAACATCGGCTAATGGTAACCTCTACATTAATCATGCTGGGCTTTGCGGTGCCAGTGCTCTTTTTCCTTTACTTCTTTGCCTGGAAATACCGGGAAACCAACCAAAAATCTGCCCACAACCCGGCTGCCAGTCGCGGCAAGCTGCCCGTCTTGGCATTTTGGGCCATGCCGACGGCTATCATGCTGATTTTGGCGTCGATAATGGTGCCGGCAACCTTCAAGCTCGAACCACAGGACAGCATCCAAACCGAAAAAGAACCTTTGACTGTCCAGGTGGTAGCCATGCGCTGGAAGTGGCTGTTTATATACCCCGAACAAAACATCGCGACTGTCAATTATGTACAGATCCCCGTGGATACCCCTGTCAAGTTTGAACTAACAGCTGACGAAACACCCATGAGCTCGTTCTGGATCCCCCACCTAGGTGGCCAGCTGTACGCCATGACCGAGCACGTCAACCAGCTAAACCTACTGCCCGACACACTGGGCGACTACGAAGGCAGCGCAGCCGAAATAAACGGGGCCGGTTTTGCTGGCATGAGGTTTAACACCCGCGTCAGCACCCAGGAAGATTTTGATGCATGGGTATATGCCAAAAAGCTATCCGCCCATGAACTAAGCACCCAGGAATATGCAAAATTGCTCAAGCCCACCGAGAATCACCCGGCCGAGTTTTATTCCAGCGCTGATCCAAAAATATATAGTACTATACTGAGTAAATACGCCGGATCTCACCAGCACCCTACAAAACAAGGTGAACATACCGAGCATGAGGGACACTACTAA
- a CDS encoding cbb3-type cytochrome c oxidase subunit I — MREFWLGRLNSHALPHEWFTIAGSVSFILMGVTVIALLTYTKRWKWLWNEWLTSVDPKRIGIMYFIVGGFMLLRGGLDAIMMWLQQSLSSGASHGYLSAEHFQQIFTAHGNIMVFFVAMGLIFGLINYIVPLQIGARDLASPFMNTLGFWLYVAGVLMVNMFFLFGGEYAATGWLAVAPLSGKAFSPGVGVDYWIWSLQISGIGTTLGAINFIMTILKMRAKGMSLLKMPLFTWGSLCSMIMAVSVFPLLTMTLFLVFFDRYFGTHFFTTDAGGNAMMYTNLIWMWGHPEVYILMLPSFGVFSEIVSTFSRKPVAYYKSNVLAMIGVSSIALLVWLHHFFTMGASAEVNSAFGVATMLIAIPTTVLVFSWIATMYKGRIRFTTPMLWFLGFIAIFALGGISGVLLAIPPVDFQLHNSLFLVAHFHSTVIGGVLFGIFAGLNYWFPKFAGFKLNERIGRYAVWSWIIGFFVAFTPLYILGLMGATRRLDHYDSAKGWQPFYIMALVGGLIIAVGVALQIVQIIASVIQRKRLYDTTGDPWDGRTLEWSVSSPAPAYNFATIPEVNSRDAYWEMKHLHKPKHTYEDIPTPKNTASGIYISIFAFLAGFGFVWEMNWLAVVGIVGIIACLIARTFNEDSEYIISAEQVEKMEKTHAQKVRALQRGDHTNEEDMGLIEFVRIVLVWALGIAKGILRGKRR; from the coding sequence ATGAGAGAATTCTGGCTGGGAAGGCTAAACTCGCACGCGCTGCCGCATGAGTGGTTCACTATTGCCGGGTCCGTATCTTTTATATTAATGGGGGTCACGGTCATTGCCCTCCTGACCTACACAAAACGCTGGAAGTGGCTATGGAACGAGTGGCTGACGTCGGTTGATCCCAAGCGGATCGGCATCATGTATTTTATCGTTGGAGGGTTCATGCTGCTTCGAGGTGGGCTAGATGCCATCATGATGTGGCTGCAGCAGTCACTGTCATCCGGAGCTTCGCACGGCTACCTGTCGGCGGAACACTTTCAGCAAATCTTTACAGCCCACGGCAACATCATGGTGTTCTTTGTGGCTATGGGACTTATCTTTGGCCTTATCAACTACATTGTTCCTTTGCAGATCGGGGCACGCGACCTAGCATCGCCGTTTATGAACACACTCGGGTTTTGGCTGTATGTGGCCGGCGTCCTTATGGTAAATATGTTCTTCTTGTTTGGCGGAGAATACGCCGCAACCGGCTGGCTGGCCGTTGCCCCGCTGTCCGGCAAAGCGTTTAGTCCGGGTGTGGGAGTGGATTATTGGATATGGAGTCTGCAAATTTCTGGTATCGGCACCACACTGGGCGCCATCAACTTTATTATGACCATCCTCAAAATGCGCGCCAAAGGAATGTCTCTTCTAAAGATGCCCTTGTTCACGTGGGGCAGCTTGTGCAGCATGATCATGGCGGTCAGCGTCTTTCCGCTGCTTACCATGACACTTTTCCTGGTGTTCTTTGACCGCTATTTTGGCACTCACTTCTTTACGACAGACGCAGGCGGCAATGCCATGATGTACACCAACCTGATCTGGATGTGGGGACACCCGGAAGTGTATATCCTCATGCTGCCGTCGTTCGGTGTCTTTTCAGAAATAGTTTCTACCTTTAGCCGCAAGCCAGTGGCTTACTACAAATCCAATGTTCTGGCCATGATCGGCGTCTCGTCCATTGCACTGTTGGTATGGCTGCACCACTTCTTTACTATGGGCGCCAGCGCCGAAGTAAACTCCGCCTTTGGGGTAGCAACCATGCTAATCGCCATACCCACAACCGTGCTGGTGTTCAGCTGGATTGCCACCATGTATAAGGGCCGGATACGGTTCACCACACCCATGCTGTGGTTCCTTGGGTTCATTGCCATTTTTGCGCTCGGGGGGATTTCTGGCGTGTTGCTGGCTATACCGCCCGTTGATTTCCAGCTGCACAACAGTCTGTTCTTGGTGGCACACTTTCACTCCACGGTTATCGGCGGGGTGCTGTTTGGCATCTTTGCCGGGCTAAACTATTGGTTCCCTAAATTTGCCGGATTCAAGCTAAACGAGCGGATCGGTCGGTACGCCGTGTGGAGTTGGATAATTGGATTCTTCGTCGCCTTTACTCCACTGTATATCCTCGGACTCATGGGAGCCACCAGAAGATTAGACCACTATGACTCCGCCAAGGGCTGGCAGCCATTCTACATCATGGCACTTGTCGGAGGTCTTATCATTGCCGTTGGCGTAGCCCTGCAAATCGTACAAATTATTGCCAGCGTCATACAAAGAAAGCGACTGTACGACACCACGGGCGATCCATGGGATGGCCGCACTCTGGAGTGGTCGGTCAGCTCACCCGCTCCCGCCTACAACTTTGCTACCATCCCAGAAGTAAATAGCCGTGATGCGTACTGGGAAATGAAGCATCTGCACAAACCAAAACATACCTACGAAGACATACCTACGCCCAAGAACACTGCCTCTGGCATATATATCTCTATCTTTGCTTTTTTGGCTGGATTTGGGTTTGTCTGGGAGATGAACTGGCTGGCCGTGGTTGGCATAGTTGGCATCATCGCCTGTTTGATTGCTCGAACGTTCAACGAAGATTCCGAATATATAATTTCGGCCGAACAAGTTGAAAAGATGGAAAAAACACACGCCCAAAAAGTTCGTGCCCTGCAGCGCGGTGACCATACCAACGAAGAAGACATGGGTCTTATAGAATTTGTGCGTATCGTGCTAGTTTGGGCCCTTGGAATAGCAAAGGGCATACTGAGGGGCAAAAGAAGATGA
- the cyoC gene encoding cytochrome o ubiquinol oxidase subunit III, translated as MTRHAEMTHEEAANDRVMFGFWVYLMTDLLMFAILFAVYAVLHGNTMGGPSGRDLFKPQLALAETLILLTSSFTAGIGMIAARRGIKRQVLVWFGITFLLGLAFLGIELYEFAEFIHEGHTMTVNAFLSSFFLLVGTHGLHITSGLLWLAVTLVFVIKRGLNSHMVRKLALLSLFWHFLDIVWIFIFTVVYLRAFV; from the coding sequence ATGACGCGTCATGCAGAAATGACTCACGAAGAAGCCGCCAACGACCGCGTGATGTTCGGCTTTTGGGTTTACCTGATGACCGACCTGTTGATGTTTGCCATATTGTTTGCGGTATACGCAGTACTCCACGGCAATACCATGGGCGGGCCAAGCGGCCGTGATTTGTTCAAACCCCAGTTGGCTCTAGCCGAAACGCTGATCCTGCTGACCAGTAGCTTTACCGCCGGTATCGGTATGATTGCTGCCCGCCGCGGTATCAAACGCCAAGTGCTGGTGTGGTTTGGCATCACCTTCCTGCTGGGGCTGGCTTTCTTGGGTATCGAGCTGTATGAATTCGCCGAATTTATCCACGAGGGTCATACCATGACCGTTAACGCATTCCTGTCTTCATTCTTCTTGTTGGTTGGTACACACGGCCTGCATATCACCTCGGGGCTACTATGGCTAGCAGTCACGCTGGTGTTTGTCATAAAAAGAGGTCTTAACTCGCACATGGTCCGCAAGCTGGCCCTGCTCAGCCTGTTCTGGCACTTCTTAGATATTGTCTGGATATTTATCTTCACAGTGGTGTACCTGAGGGCGTTCGTATGA
- the cyoD gene encoding cytochrome o ubiquinol oxidase subunit IV: MSKTTHTPHHQPKGEHGTTKSYVIGFILSLIFTIIPYHLVVNKVLTGNTLLATILGIAILQMFIQIFFFLHLGRGPKPFYNVVFFFATAGIIVLVIGASLFIMSNLYHNMSPREVVKKQAQEEGISQIGGEKTGACGQLQDNHVVTISGGIATPSRIEAQQCDTLTFINKDGLEREMVFGPHPNYHSYGGEDKTLLDDERAETITLNESGGFMFHDHLHPSLTGYLTVAP; the protein is encoded by the coding sequence ATGAGCAAGACAACCCACACCCCCCACCACCAGCCAAAGGGCGAACACGGCACAACCAAGTCTTATGTTATCGGCTTTATTTTGTCCCTGATCTTTACCATCATTCCGTATCACCTAGTGGTGAACAAAGTACTAACGGGCAACACACTGCTGGCAACAATCTTGGGGATCGCAATTTTGCAGATGTTTATCCAGATATTTTTCTTTCTGCACCTGGGCCGTGGACCCAAGCCGTTTTATAACGTAGTTTTCTTCTTTGCGACAGCCGGCATTATTGTGCTGGTCATAGGCGCTTCCTTGTTTATCATGAGCAATCTGTACCACAACATGTCACCCAGAGAGGTGGTCAAGAAACAGGCCCAAGAGGAAGGAATATCCCAGATAGGCGGCGAAAAGACCGGTGCCTGCGGCCAGCTCCAGGACAATCACGTCGTTACCATTAGCGGAGGTATCGCTACCCCCAGCCGTATCGAAGCCCAGCAGTGCGACACCCTGACGTTCATCAATAAAGACGGCCTGGAGCGCGAGATGGTTTTTGGCCCTCACCCTAACTACCACAGCTACGGCGGAGAAGATAAAACATTGCTGGACGACGAACGCGCCGAGACCATCACCCTTAACGAATCCGGAGGGTTCATGTTCCATGACCACCTCCACCCAAGCCTCACCGGCTACCTCACCGTAGCGCCCTAG
- a CDS encoding FAD-binding oxidoreductase → MDSFLTALKQFGFTGETDASVETRDFYSHDASLFEVMPQLVVFPKNAKDVQRIVSAAAEARKTVPSLSLTARSGGTDMSGGAIGESVIVDFNKHMNQFITGDNEHAHAQPGMFYREFEKETLKHRALMPSFPASRELCTIGGMVANNSGGELSLRYGKTEKFIKELKVVFADGKEYTVKPLTKKELDEKMAQKTYEGQLYKQTFQLIEKNYDTIKAAKPNVSKNSTGYSLWNVWDRETGMFDMTQLIVGSQGTLGLVTDIQFKLVPQEPYSGVLVAFMRNTKNLGQVINEVVSQNPTSFESFDNYTLMLSIKFFPYFRKTLGWGGLIKLAFQLIPDAFVLLRGIPKMVLLIEFTGQTQPEVDQKISAMHQLLKDNKLQGIEEDNTTAKAWKFRIMRRESFNLLRKKVKDKHTAPFIDDLVVPPPYLPEFLPRLRKIITKYNLLATVAGHMGDGNFHVIPLMKIEEPSERAKLMPAMREVNELVLKYGGSLSGEHNDGMIRGPWLRQMYGPKVLGLFKETKDIFDPQHIFNPHKKATADWAYSMKHIRDHF, encoded by the coding sequence ATGGACTCTTTTCTGACGGCACTGAAACAGTTTGGCTTTACGGGCGAGACCGATGCTTCGGTGGAAACTCGGGACTTTTATAGTCACGACGCCTCTCTGTTCGAGGTAATGCCGCAGCTGGTGGTGTTCCCCAAGAATGCCAAGGATGTGCAGCGGATTGTGTCCGCCGCCGCAGAAGCTCGCAAAACTGTACCCAGTCTGTCGCTGACCGCTCGCAGTGGTGGTACCGATATGTCTGGCGGGGCTATTGGAGAGTCGGTGATCGTAGATTTTAACAAGCATATGAACCAGTTCATTACGGGTGATAACGAACATGCTCATGCCCAGCCTGGCATGTTCTACCGCGAATTCGAAAAAGAGACGCTGAAGCATCGGGCCCTCATGCCCAGTTTTCCGGCGTCGCGCGAGCTGTGTACTATCGGCGGTATGGTGGCCAACAATTCTGGTGGTGAGCTATCTTTGCGCTACGGTAAGACAGAGAAGTTTATAAAAGAGCTAAAAGTAGTATTTGCTGACGGCAAAGAATATACCGTAAAGCCGCTGACCAAAAAAGAGCTGGATGAAAAAATGGCCCAAAAAACATACGAGGGCCAGCTGTATAAGCAGACATTTCAGCTGATCGAGAAAAATTATGACACCATCAAGGCGGCCAAGCCTAACGTCAGCAAAAACTCTACGGGCTACAGCCTATGGAATGTATGGGACCGCGAAACAGGGATGTTTGACATGACTCAACTGATTGTTGGGTCGCAGGGGACGCTGGGGTTAGTGACTGATATTCAGTTTAAGCTGGTGCCGCAAGAGCCCTATTCTGGTGTATTGGTGGCATTCATGAGAAACACCAAGAATTTGGGTCAAGTGATTAATGAGGTGGTGTCGCAGAACCCTACCAGCTTTGAGTCCTTTGATAACTACACCCTGATGCTGTCTATCAAATTCTTCCCCTATTTTAGAAAGACGCTGGGATGGGGTGGACTGATCAAGCTAGCCTTTCAGCTAATTCCAGACGCCTTTGTATTGTTGCGCGGCATTCCCAAAATGGTGTTGCTGATAGAATTTACCGGACAAACCCAGCCAGAGGTAGACCAGAAAATCTCTGCCATGCACCAGCTGCTAAAAGACAACAAGCTGCAGGGCATAGAAGAAGACAACACCACCGCCAAAGCCTGGAAGTTCCGTATCATGCGCCGGGAGAGCTTTAACCTGCTGCGAAAAAAAGTAAAAGACAAGCACACCGCACCTTTTATTGATGACCTGGTGGTGCCGCCACCGTACCTGCCGGAGTTTTTGCCGCGGCTGCGCAAGATAATTACCAAATACAACCTGTTGGCTACGGTGGCTGGGCATATGGGTGATGGCAACTTTCATGTCATTCCACTGATGAAGATAGAAGAGCCCTCGGAGCGAGCCAAGCTGATGCCTGCCATGCGCGAGGTAAACGAGTTGGTGCTGAAATATGGTGGTTCATTGTCTGGCGAGCACAACGACGGCATGATCCGCGGCCCATGGTTGCGCCAAATGTATGGCCCCAAAGTGCTGGGCTTATTCAAGGAAACCAAAGATATTTTTGATCCGCAACATATCTTTAACCCTCACAAGAAAGCCACTGCCGACTGGGCTTATTCCATGAAGCATATTCGCGACCATTTTTAG
- a CDS encoding FAD-dependent oxidoreductase: MVGGGFGGVKAALELAKDRRFHITLISSHSDFRIYGTLYHVATGGARRVSSIPLTEIFAGTKVKVVIDKVTALDRKARAVITGSKTSFGYDALVLSLGVTTNFFHIEGLEEFAYGIKTPDDAEKLKQHLHKQMVGDGRTDLNYVVVGGGPTGVELAGVLPSYIRKIAKSHGLKPQKVHVDLIEAAPRLLPRMPKDLSKKVKKHLQKIGITVRLNKAVQAQSADALMVDGKPIRSHTVIWTAGVTNNPFFSAQEFQLTHTGKVRVDQYLQAEPGIYVIGDNADTPYTGMAQVAISDAKYVAKNLVRLADKKEPHPYHAKKPIYVMPAGPGWSAALWGNVRIYGRLGHFLRRMADYIAYHDYVPWQMALSRWTAEYDDEENCTTCDGKLQRVKYESGEV, translated from the coding sequence ATCGTTGGCGGCGGATTTGGGGGAGTCAAGGCCGCGCTAGAACTGGCGAAAGATCGCCGGTTTCATATCACGCTTATTAGTAGCCACTCGGACTTTCGCATTTACGGCACGTTGTATCATGTTGCCACCGGGGGTGCACGGCGCGTTTCTAGCATTCCACTAACAGAGATCTTTGCCGGTACCAAGGTCAAGGTCGTGATAGACAAAGTGACCGCCCTAGACCGCAAGGCACGCGCTGTCATCACCGGCTCCAAAACGTCCTTTGGCTACGATGCCCTGGTACTAAGCCTGGGTGTCACTACCAATTTCTTCCACATAGAAGGCCTAGAAGAATTTGCCTATGGCATAAAAACCCCCGACGACGCCGAAAAGCTAAAACAACACCTGCACAAGCAGATGGTAGGCGATGGTCGAACCGACCTAAACTATGTGGTTGTTGGCGGTGGCCCCACGGGAGTAGAACTGGCCGGTGTCTTGCCTTCATATATCCGCAAGATTGCCAAAAGTCATGGACTCAAACCCCAGAAAGTGCACGTAGACCTCATAGAGGCCGCCCCGCGGCTGCTGCCCCGCATGCCCAAAGACTTGTCCAAGAAAGTCAAAAAACATCTGCAAAAAATTGGCATTACCGTACGGCTAAACAAAGCCGTCCAGGCTCAAAGCGCCGATGCACTCATGGTAGACGGCAAACCCATACGCAGCCACACCGTCATCTGGACCGCCGGCGTTACCAACAACCCGTTCTTTAGCGCTCAAGAGTTCCAGCTAACCCACACCGGCAAAGTCCGGGTAGACCAATACTTGCAGGCCGAGCCTGGTATTTACGTCATTGGCGACAACGCCGACACACCCTATACTGGCATGGCCCAAGTGGCTATTTCTGACGCCAAATACGTTGCCAAGAACCTCGTGCGGCTGGCTGACAAAAAAGAGCCCCACCCCTACCATGCCAAAAAGCCCATATACGTCATGCCTGCCGGGCCAGGCTGGTCTGCCGCCTTGTGGGGAAACGTTCGGATATACGGACGGCTTGGGCATTTCTTGCGGCGCATGGCCGACTACATTGCCTACCACGACTACGTGCCTTGGCAGATGGCCCTCTCCCGCTGGACCGCAGAATATGACGACGAAGAAAACTGCACCACCTGCGACGGCAAGCTCCAAAGAGTAAAATACGAATCCGGCGAAGTATAA